Part of the Pseudomonas baltica genome is shown below.
CGCCACCGAAGGCTGGTGGGTGCCGGAGTATGTGGTCAAGGGTGACGCTTCTCGAGGCATCAAGCCTTTAGCGCCGGACCTTAAGAGTGTCAGCGATCTGCCGCGCTACAAGGACGTGTTCAAGGATCCGGAAGCGCCCGACAAGGGACGGTTTCTCAACAGCCCGATCGGCTGGACCTCGGAAGTGGTCAACGCGCAGAAGCTCAAGGCCTATGGCTTGACCGACAGCTACACCAATTTCCGCAGCGGTTCGGGTGCGGCCCTGGATGCGGAGATCGCTTCATCGATCAAGCGCGGCAAGCCGGTGCTGTTCTACTACTGGTCGCCGACACCGTTGCTTGGCCGCTTCAAGCTTATTCAGCTTGAAGAGCCGGCATTCGACGCTGAGGCCTGGAAGACCCTCACCGACGCCGACAATCCCAATCCCAAGCCGACTCGGTCATTGGCATCCAAACTGTCGATCGGCGTGTCGGTGCCTTTCGAGCAGCAGTACCCGCAGATCGCTGCGGCGTTTACCAAGGTGCAGATCCCCATCGACCCGCTGAACCAGGCGCTGGCGGATATGAGCGAGCATCATCGCCAGCCGCGCGAGGCAGCTGAGAGCTTCATGCGTGAACAGCCTAAATTATGGCGTGCCTGGTTACCCGTCGATGTCGCCGACAAAGTGGCGGCGGCACTCAAGTAGCGTTCAGGCGCCGCCGGACGAATCGCGGCTGCTGATCTCCGCTGGTACGGCGTCCTTGGCCATGCGCTTGCGAAACAGCGCGGCCCTGGCCAGCAGCAGGGTGGTGATCGGCATGGTGATCGCCAGCAGGATCGGAATCAGCAGCGCGTGCAATACCAGGCTGTGCTTGAGCGCCGAAAAATACAGGATCGATGCAATGGCCACGCACCAGACTCCCAGTGTCGAGGCCAGTGCCGGAGGGTGCATGCGTTGAAAGAAGTCCTTGAGGCGCAGCAGGCCCAGCGCGCCGCTGAGCGCGAACAGGCTGCTGGCGACCAGCAGGATGCAGGTGAGTACTTCGATCCACATTGGCAACAGGTGGGTGTCGGTCATTCGATCACTTCTCCGCGCAGCAGGAATTTAGCCAGGGCGAACGAGCCGACAAAGCCGAACAGCGCGATCAGCAGGGCAGCTTCGAAGTAGGTATCACTGGCATAGCGAATCCCCAATACCAGCATCATCAACATGGCGAGGATGTACAGGTAGTCGAGGGCGAGGACCCGATCCTGTGCCGAGGGCCCGCGAAACAGCCGGATCAGCGTCAGCAGCATGGCCAGGGCGAAGATGCACAGGCTGGTCAGGATGGCATTGTCGAGCAGCGGGCTCATTGGAAGATCTCCATCAGCGGGCGTTCG
Proteins encoded:
- a CDS encoding K+/H+ antiporter subunit F is translated as MSPLLDNAILTSLCIFALAMLLTLIRLFRGPSAQDRVLALDYLYILAMLMMLVLGIRYASDTYFEAALLIALFGFVGSFALAKFLLRGEVIE
- a CDS encoding ABC transporter substrate-binding protein gives rise to the protein MKGLRTLLAAALIALTTQAPVQAAATPVHFADLNWESGSLITEILRVIVEKGYELPTDTLPGTTITLETALAKNDIQVIGEEWAGRSPVWVKAEADGKVKGLGDIVTGATEGWWVPEYVVKGDASRGIKPLAPDLKSVSDLPRYKDVFKDPEAPDKGRFLNSPIGWTSEVVNAQKLKAYGLTDSYTNFRSGSGAALDAEIASSIKRGKPVLFYYWSPTPLLGRFKLIQLEEPAFDAEAWKTLTDADNPNPKPTRSLASKLSIGVSVPFEQQYPQIAAAFTKVQIPIDPLNQALADMSEHHRQPREAAESFMREQPKLWRAWLPVDVADKVAAALK
- a CDS encoding Na+/H+ antiporter subunit G, which produces MTDTHLLPMWIEVLTCILLVASSLFALSGALGLLRLKDFFQRMHPPALASTLGVWCVAIASILYFSALKHSLVLHALLIPILLAITMPITTLLLARAALFRKRMAKDAVPAEISSRDSSGGA